The DNA region attttaatttcaaattctgatgaaaaattgttagaaaaggcatattttgcatgcattctcttaaaactgactgtttatactacatcctgatgatatttctacatttccaacttgttacatgattttttgtcagctataacgaaaatgatatgctactaagtgtccggatttcgaatcatgacgttatttaaaaaatcaaaaaactgaatATTTAGGTCAAAATTAAACTTCGAATGGCTATACATGTTTTAAAACCGGTgcacttaacaaaaaaaattgactttcgattgcaaattcgatttaaaaaaaaaaacaaaataaggtccacaaattttaaaaactaaattttatttttttacaaaaatcaaaaaaaaattacttgtcTTCAAAATTTTGGTCCATACTTCTGAATGGCTGAAAAGCTGCAGGGttttgtcttctaaaatgtataaaaaataaataaattaacaaatgcagcttttttcaaattgaatatttgtgaaaatagttaataaattaattgaaaaatcaattttttttccatgtacccattttttctaaatagtcctcatcaatacctacatcTTTTCtcaagacatcaaattgatcagaaaattccttcaaaagttacagtttttcgaacatttaCGTACCATATTTGAAAGGACAGCTGCCAATATTGTATGGATAATTGTATGGGTagaccaatgacacaaaatggcttatttagtCATAGAAAAGGCCCCCAcatagtttgagccaaatttaaaaaaaatacaatacataaaaatggccgaaattggtcgatttcgtagagaattgcacataaaacaaattatgaaattataatattttttgacattttacgCCGCCACGCATCGGGgtgccaaaaattaaaatatgtagtaaacattaaaaacaaCCTGTATTTGATATTTCCGTattaacttttcaatagggcgaatccgtAGATGTAAACAAGCAAGCCATCCCATTCTTACTCGACGTGAACCGACACTAGAGCAGGTGGGATAGACTGTTTGTGTACATCTATatattcgccctattgaaaagttaatACGGATTTACAAAATGTAGTAAAGTTTATGATCATTACAAGAAATTATGAATGTTTGGTGACTACTAAATTAAGCtgagaaatttttgtttattattccTTAAAATACAATAAGTTAAAaagcataatttatttttaaattatcgttAAAAAAACCTAAACCCATGCTCAAGAAAAAGGAAGAATTggtatttatacaattttttccCTTTTTCCAAGCTTGGGGTCTCaggtgttaaataaaaaatcgagaAGTCTTGattgttaattttcttaaatattaaaaaatatagtttttatagcaattttacttatttttttctctgaaacGTTAAATACTAAGaaaacgccattttgaaatattaatccaATCATTGATATTGTTTAAGCAaatttgtaatacattttctgacctttacaaaataaatatttccatGAATAGTGAAAATTGatgacagcagaaaaaaaaaattgtgagaaAATTTGTCTAAAATAATTTGTGATACTTGAATAAGCCAGATAttgtttgaattcaaaattataatcgtttatttgtataaaatattgcacaattgttttttttaaattatagtttaaataatttagtttgaTGAGGATTCAATAATAGTAAGGATATCCATAACCACCGTATCCGTAGCTTGGATATCCGTATCCGTATCCGTAACTGTAAGGATAGTATCCACCATAACCGTACGACGGGCTCACGTAGATGTGCTTGTGGAATCCAAATCCGAACGTTTCCGCCTTCTCCATGTCGTCAGCAGATTCAGCAGCTTCCCCGGTAGATTGTACTTCTTTGGGTTCCGTTGGCATCTCAGCTGCCCGGGCTTGCCGCATCAACATCGGAAGTGGAGGCATTGGAACCGACGGTTGGCCGCTGGTCGGTGGCACGGGGATCGAATTGGCAGCAATTGCCGAAACAACGGCGAGCAGGACCAGAAACTGAAATTTATTATGAATTAAAACATTGTAGATTGAatctaatttattttgaaaccaaccttgaacattttcaaaagttaagcgTATGTTTCAAAGTTGTAGTTTGTTGAAATGCAATCTGCTTCGTTCTACAGCTTCACTCGAACTgatgaattttcaatcgatCTATCCCGCTTATATATGAAAACGATGTTattaatttgatgtttttggaaaatCCATTCTCGTTTGCGCCAACAGAAATTTGCGTCACCTTGGGATGGTATTGTCACATCAGCGATCAATTTCTGGATGAGACATGCAAATTGCTCCGAGTTGAGTCATATTTTCACACCATTCCCGTTCGATGTCTGCTCCAGGATTTGGTGGGGACAATTTCTGAGACGATGTGCTAATGTCATTTATAACTTTTTGTTGTATTGGCTTTAAGTGCAATCATTATTTATTAtcatcaatttaaataaaattaccaaTTACATTTAGTTTAATTCGTTGGTAcaacttgacatttttttggtCCTAAATAGCAAATGTTTGATATTTTCATTCATCAGTACTTATCACAATAATGTTTGTTTGCTGGTGAGTTTTACTTAGTAGTGGTGTTAAATTCTTTCTCAAACACGAGGGTAGGATctttaaactgataaaaatcaatttaagtcAGAAATTGGGATATTATGATATTGGTAGATTTTTGGCTACAGCTAAACAATATCCATGtactattttaaaataaagtattttgtCTTATGACAGCTTTCACttcgaaaaattaaacattaaatttcggGGTGATTTAAAGTGTTAATTGTAAACTCTTCCTTTTTTTTGGCACCGTCCCAataatttttgcgattttctccaatttttctaaatgtttaaccctttacaacctaaccccgcctttagacgggcttcgatctaaaaaatcgccaaaaatcatttttccaaccaatttttgatatttaaaaagaattggaaagaagaactcttaaaattttagaaaatttcaggattggaagtttaacttgttttatgtgactttgccaatgtttttaaaaatgtattttttttaggggtcaactttggctgtgttttttactaacatttcctatattttcagtaaaaagaagtatgcagtaatttttgtagtgtcccagactatgcctctacgcatttttttgcaatttaattgatgatggtgcgattctatggcagaaaatgtgaaaaacatgcaaaaaattgaaaaagtgactgtaaaaacatgaaaaaattagataggcgaaatgtaattatattagatggtagagtaggccaaatactaccaaaaacaaacataaactaaacaagataaatgcaaattaaaatactaaaaatgaaacaagaaaaacctaaaacaagagaagtaaagtttttcgtagaacaaaagttgctcaaaatgacctcctgaacacgggaaaaataaatattttcgaaaaaaaaatttgggcagtaaagGGTTAAGTATCTTGGAAACCAAAAATGGTAGAAAATAAACTCGACtgcaaattttaaaggaaaatgGACGCTGAATTGACGGCCACAAAAGAAAGGGGTGgtttatttttgctaaaatgCGGGATTCTTGAATGTTTCGATTGCATAAACATCTCCTCTAAATTTGAGGATGATCGGAAAAAGGGGGGTCGAGGGGTGTGCCGCTTCACATTAAATTACCCAAATGTAGTCTGTTAACCGAATCCAAATATTTGTGGGGAGAAATTGTTCATCTTTTTCAGTAGAAACTAGATTTTCCCTATCaattataattttaagcatTCTTCAATTGTatttaggctgttgcaaatatttttcaaagtttcttcCCTTCAATATTGGCGCTAAAAATCAGACGTTCAATTaactggaaaaaaaagaaatgcatttttcaacgtTGATTATCACTTTGAGCATAATtgaaacagttaaaaaataatacgaagttttgtgaaatttctatgttaacagcaccgcaaaaatatggcaattttttttggtcgcctcttttgatttttttaactaatgaCTGTAAAACACCTGTACTGATCCGTCATGCATTTTACAACACTTTTTTCGTTGAAACGtaagtaatttcaatttttccctTCGACTTCGGCCAGAgacaagggacataaactttgaaaaatattggccACGGCCttgtgtaaaatttacaaatggaCAATAAAAGCAGATTGTTTTGTTCTCCTGACGACTTAGATTTAACTTGTGTTTATTTATTGGTAATAGTGgagaaatctagagtttttttaaaggtcctatatacTATTGTCTATTATACAtatgtttattgaaccttttttttttaaaaaaactctagaaatatttaaatattcgaaaaaaatattaattgaattgCCATTAGTGAATAAAGTATGCCAAGCTTTTATCATACACTTCAAGATCGTTCACTCAATATTTTACTATAATTTGGATAGCAAATTAGCtaataatatttattgaaatttgttcaatatTAATATTTAGAGATTTTGGgtgagcttttcggtaaaacaGCTTCCTGATTGAATtatgaaatgatgaaaatttctCTTATTTATTTCTATTCagataggatttttttaaaaaggttcaaGTTACATAATTATTtaatcagcaattccccacgaaaacagcagaattcgaaaaaaagttctccgatcgggctcaaaatttttctggaggttccttaaccgaaataattagacccgtatttttttgtttggccacaTGACCTATGCCgagttagggtggtccgaaaaatggcaatttcgtttattttcgccaaaaccgctttttttcaaaaaatcacatctccgcgccatttcatccgattttagctgtcttagacgcaaaagaaggggctatttggaaaaaaatagtaagaagtttcaaaaatctagcttaacatttggaaaggtcgtatgaaaactaaaaatgctgttttgaaggtctcgggaccaaaggacctatgtctgaaaatatttttatcagattcctcggaaaattttacacaatatattaaaaaatggtgaagttatgttttccatactctgagatacgattttttgataataaaaactgggtttttcaaCGCGCCAAGCGcagaaatgggaaaatgacgaaaaaggggaaaaactatttttttcactaaaacttcgataacttcaaaattttagcaatgtcagggtaccaaaattttcgtaattgtaaTACGCAACAagcggtttttgcgaaaatcgacgaaaattgccatttttggaccaccctaacacggcgtaggtttCCCttatgaccaaacaaaaaaaaatacgggtctaattatttcggccaaggaaccccccagaaaaatattgagcccgatcggagaacttttttttcgaatcattctgtttttgtggggaattgctgtaataTTAAACGGAAAAAAGCAATCATTTTAAACGGTGAAACAAGTTTTATTTGGTGTCCTCCTTCACAATAAATTAGGcaaataaatactttaaataatgcATCAACAAACACTCTTCACTTCCGCTTTGTACTTGGCCACACTATCTCTAGTACACCACATAACCTCCATATCCTCCATAACTCGGAATCGCCGGAACGCCGTATCCGTACGCGCCAACGGCATGGTACGGCAGCGGGTACGGCGGAACGAACACGCGTGGCGCCACGTGGAACGTCGTCTTGTGGTATCCAAATCCGATCGTTTCGGCGTTCTCCATGGCCTCCTTGTTCTGCTCGCTCATTTCCACGTCGCTCTCCTTCGGGGCGGATATCTTGGGCTCCTGCTCGACCACGGCCTGGCTCGTTTGGGACACTCCGGCCACGGGCGCTTCCGCCATTTCGTCCAGTTCGGTCTGGTCCACGGGCACGGCACGGGTCATCACGGCACAGCACACCAGCAGGGCACCAAGGGCGATGATCTGTTAGGGGTGAAGGGAATCACTTTGAGTTATAATGCTATAGCAATTTTGAGTCACTTTGAACTACCTTGAACATCTTGACTAGATTCTTGCAGGTCGTCACTTTACGAACACAATCGGAGGAAGTCTCAGCTTGGAATGATGGTCTAAAACGCTCTGTGAATATTGGTTTAATTTCCGCGATCTTTTATACTACTAATGGGATGCCAAAATCATATTCCATAGATTTGGAGAAATGGTAACGAGCTTTGACAAAACCACTTTCTTTTTCGTTCGCGAATATTCGTAATTTGCAGGTGATCTGCGTGGATCATTAtggaaatttgagtaaaaattatGCCAATGTCCAGTGGAAGAGAAGAGGCGTAGGAAAGAGATCAAAAGAGAACCAAaatattgtttatgttttgaaaaccgGTTTGGTGATATTTGAAAAGTTGCTGCTACTAGCCGTTAGTCTGGACAGTTTATACGAGCAAAAGAATTCGTAGTAGAATATTTAATTCATTCATTCAGTATCACTAGCTTTTTCAGCGATAAGAAGACTAACTTATCTTAATTATAAAGAGTAAAATTGTACAGGTCATCAATTCGCTATTGATAAATTCAGGTATTGTTACATTAGAATAGTTTTATTATCTTGCAATATACAGGTTAGCTAATCGGTTTTGGCAGTAGAGAGCACTtgtatttacaaacttattttttttttaaattaatagtaGTGAGGATATCCGTAACCATATCCTCCATAGCCACCGTGTCCATAACCACCATATCCGTATCCGCCATATCCGTAACCATGTCCGTAGTATCCACCGTGATATCCTCCATAACCGTACGACGGGACAACGTAGATCTTCTTGTGGAAGAACGTTTCGGCGCCCTCTAGATCTTCGGAGCCAGCCGCGACTGGAGCTTCTTGAGCATCCTTTTGCACAACTGAACCTTCAGCCTCCCGAACACGTCGCACGTGCACCGGAAGTGATTCTGCCGGGAGCTGGACCGTGCTGGCCAGAGCGACTGAAACCAGAGCAAAAATGCAGAggagctgaaattaaattgttattaattATTGAGTTTCCCAGTACAAGACAGTTCTTGATTACCTTCatcattttgaagatttttgatgaTTCTACGAAGATAGACTTGCTAGCGTTGAACTGTTCTTCGTTGAGTTTGAGCTAACACTGGTGACTGGAGGTTCTACGATCTTTGCTTTTatcccaaaaaatatattcagtaTCACATCTCCTTCGATGCGTCGCCCGGTTCTCCTACTGGATGTGGTCTGACGTCAAGCTGATCTTGATCGAAATTTGCGTCACGAGAATATAGTTTGGAAATTTCGAGCAATAAAAAATCTAGATTCCTTATGGATTTTGAATCTGGATATACCTATAGCTATTTATGGAGCAATGTGCGTTATGATGAAATCAGGAATCGGAACTTATCTACAGATTTGAATATTGACGCAATCTCAGAAATTTCACAAgatatttggtttgttttggtgatttttatatttttttttgtaatccaagtatttttgtgaagatgtttaaattttattaaatgcaAGGCTCCAGGCTCCAACGACTCCAACTTCGGTTTCTAGAGATTTTAAAAGTGCACAACGGTTATAAAAGGACaaataatgatgaaaaattgtattaTGCTGTTTCGAAATTTGCTTATGCAAACAACCATCATGAATCATAATCGTTCACACCCCAATCATTCGTTTGGGAGGAGACCCCACTTTCGCGTTTGAACTTGTTAATTTTACGTCACAATCCAGAGCCGAAGACAAGGAATTTCTCGCACCTGACCAAGTGCGCATCCAGAGGCACGAGACAAGTTGGGTCGACAATCTCGAAATGAATCACCTGACAATGACTTGTGACGTACTGGGGGGATTGCGCCGAGGTGTGTATCCAAAGAATGTCACGTGCCGCTAAATGAGCGAGCAAAGATTTGCGATAGTGATGTGCAGTTTTTGTCTGAATGAATTGTGGTGGTGAAATGTGTGTCGTAGGAGCTAGAAGTGTCAAGTCATGGTTAGCAAACTGTGGCAAATATTTTGTTCAGATGGTGCTGGTGCATGAATCAATTCTATGGAAATTGGTCGGATTctgtaaagaaaattttaacaagGAGTTAAACCTGTGCTTCTTACTCTAAATTTAAGGTATTCGATATGATTCATGTTTGAGCAATttattctgtatttttttttaactcggcTGGAACTGAAAAGTGttctttaaaaaacaggaaCCCTAGGATTTTATGATGGGAAAATCACCaagtttgaacaaaaatgtttaaatacatttttcaaaaatatgcttaatgctttttgttttattattttttaatggaatTCTGTCactcaaatgtcaaaaatcgagagacatgttattttatggaaaatttaatgtactttttcgaaTCAGCAATTTCTCAGAGgggtgtttttttaaactagaaaaaaaattagtttaccATTatgccgttacaaatatttttcaaagtttatgtcgctcccccccccccttcaaaatcggtccaaaaaatcagggggcaaaaaaatatttttttcaaaaaacttcaaaaatgataCGGAATTGTGAGTGTAATCAGctttaaacattttagaatgcattcccctgtgtttatcaacattttaaacatgttcaagtttgtttaaaaatattttaaatttttataaaattctg from Culex quinquefasciatus strain JHB chromosome 3, VPISU_Cqui_1.0_pri_paternal, whole genome shotgun sequence includes:
- the LOC119770293 gene encoding glycine-rich cell wall structural protein-like, whose protein sequence is MMKLLCIFALVSVALASTVQLPAESLPVHVRRVREAEGSVVQKDAQEAPVAAGSEDLEGAETFFHKKIYVVPSYGYGGYHGGYYGHGYGYGGYGYGGYGHGGYGGYGYGYPHYY
- the LOC119769844 gene encoding uncharacterized protein LOC119769844 translates to MFKFLVLLAVVSAIAANSIPVPPTSGQPSVPMPPLPMLMRQARAAEMPTEPKEVQSTGEAAESADDMEKAETFGFGFHKHIYVSPSYGYGGYYPYSYGYGYGYPSYGYGGYGYPYYY
- the LOC119769284 gene encoding uncharacterized protein LOC119769284 — its product is MFKIIALGALLVCCAVMTRAVPVDQTELDEMAEAPVAGVSQTSQAVVEQEPKISAPKESDVEMSEQNKEAMENAETIGFGYHKTTFHVAPRVFVPPYPLPYHAVGAYGYGVPAIPSYGGYGGYVVY